One Gimesia aquarii DNA segment encodes these proteins:
- a CDS encoding glycosyltransferase, which yields MQKKLQNTTAKKIVITTIGSLGDLPPYIAIACGLQARGYEVVFATSKCYQNKIEQLDMKFRAIRPNSDWVNDPELMRRRSNLRMGFIRVGREWLILELRESYEDILAATEGADLLVSMLATYSARLVAEKTGIAWVSIVHIPLGFFSTYDVPIIPLAPVLSKKLRCLGPEFWKPLFWFGKRVSRFMVKPWYRLRAEIGLPPTKEGNPLADSHSPDLVLAPFSKLLADKQPDWPSQTVITSFPFFDKDIKAGLPIKLSRFLDDGPLPSCLRSAQPSRRMQVCSMSTAPLQQNF from the coding sequence ATGCAAAAGAAACTGCAAAACACCACTGCAAAAAAAATCGTCATCACCACAATCGGCTCGTTAGGTGATCTGCCCCCCTATATTGCCATTGCCTGTGGTTTGCAAGCTCGAGGGTATGAAGTGGTTTTTGCAACGAGCAAGTGTTACCAGAATAAAATCGAGCAACTGGATATGAAATTCCGGGCTATTCGCCCCAATTCTGATTGGGTAAATGATCCTGAATTGATGCGACGGCGCAGCAACTTGAGAATGGGTTTTATCCGGGTGGGTCGTGAATGGTTGATTCTAGAATTAAGAGAGTCTTACGAAGATATATTAGCTGCAACAGAAGGTGCAGATCTATTGGTATCAATGTTAGCCACTTACTCTGCCAGGCTGGTTGCTGAAAAGACTGGTATCGCGTGGGTATCTATCGTGCATATCCCCTTGGGATTCTTCTCGACTTATGATGTTCCCATCATTCCTCTCGCCCCGGTTCTTTCCAAAAAATTGCGTTGCCTTGGTCCTGAATTTTGGAAACCATTATTCTGGTTCGGAAAGAGAGTAAGTCGGTTCATGGTGAAACCCTGGTACCGATTGCGTGCGGAAATCGGCCTCCCCCCGACTAAGGAGGGGAACCCGCTAGCCGACAGTCACTCTCCCGATCTGGTTCTGGCCCCGTTCTCGAAGTTACTGGCCGACAAACAACCTGACTGGCCCTCACAAACCGTCATAACCAGCTTTCCATTCTTTGACAAAGATATCAAAGCCGGACTGCCAATAAAGCTATCTCGTTTTCTGGATGATGGCCCCCTCCCATCGTGTTTACGCTCGGCTCAGCCATCTCGAAGAATGCAGGTCTGTTCTATGAGCACAGCACCGCTGCAGCAAAACTTTTGA
- a CDS encoding glycosyltransferase yields the protein MFTLGSAISKNAGLFYEHSTAAAKLLNQRAVLIVGKNVQNRSTTLPDGVMAIDYAPFSELFPRAAAIVHHGGIGTTGLTMHSGRPMLIVPHAWDQPDNAERAARLGIARIIPQHRYTPNRAMTELRHLLENPEYSRRAKEIKEEIRKEDGVKNACDALEQLLQKSRIIETIKK from the coding sequence GTGTTTACGCTCGGCTCAGCCATCTCGAAGAATGCAGGTCTGTTCTATGAGCACAGCACCGCTGCAGCAAAACTTTTGAACCAGAGAGCTGTGCTCATTGTAGGCAAGAACGTTCAAAATCGATCAACTACCCTGCCGGATGGAGTCATGGCCATCGATTATGCCCCCTTCTCTGAACTCTTTCCTAGGGCGGCTGCCATCGTCCACCATGGTGGTATCGGTACGACAGGGCTAACGATGCACTCAGGACGTCCCATGCTGATCGTTCCTCATGCATGGGACCAACCAGACAACGCCGAACGCGCAGCCCGACTGGGAATTGCACGCATCATTCCCCAACATCGCTACACTCCAAATCGTGCAATGACAGAATTGCGGCATTTGCTCGAAAACCCAGAATATTCACGCCGGGCTAAAGAGATAAAGGAAGAGATAAGAAAAGAAGACGGGGTTAAAAATGCTTGTGATGCTTTGGAACAATTGCTTCAGAAATCCAGAATAATTGAAACTATCAAGAAATGA
- a CDS encoding SAM-dependent methyltransferase: protein MDRFVKLAIELIEKGWVPDRLIRQAIRHLCKKRLSSLDAGSDDVNESIQQSFIESAQQSPIALVPEKANEQHYEVPAEFYDHVLGHRRKYSCCYWPDGVTTLDEAEDAALRMTCEHAQLEDGMQILELGCGWGSLSLWIVENYPHCRLTAVSNSHSQRVFIEQQAIDKGVSDRLTVITADMNDFTTSQKFDRVVSVEMFEHMRNYKTLLNHIANWLTDEGKLFVHIFCHRKFAYPFNDENADDWMARHFFSGGIMPSDDLLSHFADHMRVEKQWRWDGQHYQRTSEAWLENLDLQSDQLMPILASTYGEQEASRWQMRWRLFFLAVAELFGYLNGEEWYVSHYLLEPVQSLDQSDKLKMLSRSENKYSAI, encoded by the coding sequence ATGGACCGATTCGTTAAGTTGGCTATTGAATTAATTGAAAAAGGTTGGGTTCCAGACCGTTTGATACGGCAAGCCATTCGCCATTTGTGCAAGAAGCGTCTGAGTTCGCTTGATGCAGGAAGCGATGATGTTAATGAGTCAATCCAACAGTCATTTATTGAGTCGGCTCAGCAGAGCCCCATTGCGCTGGTACCAGAAAAAGCAAATGAACAACATTACGAAGTTCCCGCAGAGTTCTACGATCATGTGTTAGGACACCGCCGCAAATACAGTTGCTGTTATTGGCCAGATGGCGTTACTACATTAGACGAAGCAGAAGATGCGGCCCTTCGAATGACTTGCGAACATGCACAGCTTGAGGATGGTATGCAGATTCTTGAACTCGGATGTGGGTGGGGTTCATTGTCGCTTTGGATCGTTGAGAACTATCCGCATTGTCGGTTAACGGCAGTATCGAATTCACACTCACAGCGTGTATTTATCGAACAGCAGGCTATCGATAAGGGGGTTTCCGACCGCTTAACTGTTATTACTGCTGACATGAACGACTTCACGACTTCACAGAAGTTTGATCGTGTCGTGTCTGTCGAAATGTTTGAGCACATGCGGAATTATAAAACGCTTTTAAATCACATTGCAAACTGGTTGACAGATGAAGGCAAGCTCTTCGTGCATATTTTTTGTCACCGCAAGTTTGCTTACCCCTTCAATGATGAAAATGCCGATGATTGGATGGCGCGTCATTTCTTCTCAGGTGGCATTATGCCAAGTGATGATTTATTATCCCACTTTGCAGACCATATGCGCGTAGAGAAACAGTGGCGGTGGGATGGTCAACATTATCAGCGCACTTCTGAAGCATGGTTAGAAAATCTTGACCTGCAAAGTGATCAACTTATGCCAATTCTCGCTTCCACCTATGGTGAGCAAGAAGCAAGTCGCTGGCAAATGCGTTGGCGTCTCTTCTTCCTGGCTGTAGCAGAACTATTTGGTTACCTAAATGGTGAAGAGTGGTACGTGTCGCATTATCTGCTGGAACCTGTGCAGAGTCTTGATCAAAGTGATAAATTAAAAATGCTGTCTAGATCAGAAAATAAATATTCTGCTATCTAA
- a CDS encoding DUF1295 domain-containing protein: protein MNPWLMILIAWFSMAIVMSLLWGFQRRTNDAGIVDVAWGMGVGLLALFFAWGSTDGDLTRRIIIATLSLVWAIRLSAYILWRVFTMPEDGRYQSLKKDWGAVAQLKLFWFFQFQAIGSLLFALPMLIAARGKSSLGIFDLLGICIWLIAIIGELIADWQLARFRAKSENQGQVCQEGLWKYSRHPNYFFEWLHWWAYVCLAVTAPWGWVTILGPLLMLHFILNVTGIPPTEAQALKSRGDAYREYQRTTSAFFPWRPKLEKVAV from the coding sequence GTGAACCCGTGGTTGATGATACTCATTGCTTGGTTCTCGATGGCGATTGTGATGTCCTTATTATGGGGCTTTCAGCGTCGTACAAATGATGCAGGAATTGTTGATGTTGCCTGGGGAATGGGGGTTGGTCTGCTGGCTCTGTTTTTTGCCTGGGGTAGTACAGATGGTGATTTGACGCGAAGAATAATCATCGCAACGCTTTCACTCGTCTGGGCGATACGTTTGAGTGCGTATATTTTGTGGCGTGTTTTTACCATGCCCGAGGATGGTCGTTATCAGTCTTTGAAAAAAGACTGGGGCGCTGTGGCACAATTAAAGCTGTTCTGGTTCTTTCAATTCCAGGCGATCGGCAGTCTTCTGTTTGCATTACCCATGTTAATTGCTGCACGTGGTAAATCATCACTAGGTATTTTTGATCTTCTCGGAATCTGCATCTGGCTTATCGCTATTATTGGTGAACTCATCGCCGATTGGCAACTTGCTCGATTTAGAGCGAAGTCTGAAAATCAGGGGCAAGTTTGTCAGGAAGGGCTTTGGAAGTATTCACGGCATCCAAACTATTTTTTTGAATGGCTACATTGGTGGGCTTATGTGTGCCTGGCGGTAACCGCACCTTGGGGATGGGTTACCATATTGGGGCCACTATTGATGCTGCATTTCATTCTTAACGTAACAGGAATTCCGCCAACCGAAGCACAGGCGCTAAAGAGCCGCGGGGATGCGTATCGGGAATATCAGCGAACGACGAGTGCGTTCTTTCCCTGGCGACCAAAATTGGAAAAGGTAGCGGTATGA
- a CDS encoding SAM-dependent methyltransferase, whose product MTALNNTIDNRELDSSTQLGMINSISRSFLIKRLNRLIQGHVILNDRQEQLCFGEQNANLRVEVTIHNPRFYRRAVTGGGLGIAQSLIDGDWTCNDLTSLIRIFIRNLEVTDRFDGGLAWFRQMTARTGHWLRKNTRFGATRNIRAHYDLGNNFYRLFLDETMNYSSGVFKYPEDTMQDASIAKMTRACRNLNLLPDDHLVEIGTGWGGLAIYAAENYGCRVTTTTISREQYNLAVERVKNAGLTDQVSVLLCDYRDLQGKFDKLVSIEMIEAVGHHYFDTFFQKCSNLLRDDGLMLLQSIVIKDQRFKEYLRNVDFIRKYIFPGGCLPSVSAILESTSKVTDMRLLQLEDIAPHYAQTLRCWQQQFNNRLDQVRDLGYSESFIRMWNYYFSYCEAAFEERQCNTVQMLFAKPESRFDLVKHSFETTGFSRQEM is encoded by the coding sequence ATGACAGCACTTAACAACACGATTGACAATCGAGAGCTAGATTCTTCCACACAACTTGGAATGATTAATTCTATTTCTCGTAGTTTTTTGATCAAGCGATTGAATCGGTTGATTCAGGGACATGTCATTCTCAATGATCGGCAAGAGCAACTCTGCTTTGGTGAGCAAAACGCAAACTTGCGAGTTGAGGTTACAATTCATAACCCGCGCTTCTACCGACGTGCAGTTACGGGAGGTGGCCTTGGAATTGCACAGTCGTTGATTGATGGAGATTGGACCTGCAATGATCTGACGTCGCTCATTCGTATTTTTATTCGAAATTTGGAGGTAACAGATCGTTTTGATGGAGGACTTGCCTGGTTTCGCCAGATGACGGCGAGAACAGGACACTGGTTAAGAAAAAATACTCGATTTGGGGCAACTCGTAACATTCGCGCTCATTACGATTTGGGAAATAATTTTTATCGGTTATTTCTTGATGAGACGATGAACTATTCAAGTGGCGTGTTCAAATATCCTGAAGATACTATGCAGGATGCTTCGATTGCAAAAATGACACGTGCTTGTCGTAACTTGAATTTACTACCTGATGACCACCTGGTTGAAATCGGCACAGGTTGGGGAGGCCTGGCGATCTATGCTGCAGAGAATTATGGTTGCCGAGTCACAACGACGACCATTTCACGTGAGCAATATAATTTGGCTGTCGAACGGGTAAAAAATGCAGGACTTACAGATCAGGTCTCGGTTTTACTGTGTGATTATCGCGACTTACAAGGGAAATTTGATAAATTAGTTTCAATAGAAATGATTGAAGCCGTTGGCCATCATTATTTCGATACGTTTTTCCAAAAGTGCAGTAACTTGCTTCGAGATGATGGATTAATGTTACTGCAGAGTATTGTGATCAAAGATCAGCGTTTCAAGGAGTATTTGAGAAATGTTGATTTTATTCGCAAGTACATTTTTCCAGGCGGTTGCCTCCCGTCAGTTTCGGCAATACTGGAATCCACTTCTAAAGTGACTGATATGCGTTTGTTGCAATTGGAAGATATTGCTCCACATTACGCGCAAACATTACGATGCTGGCAGCAGCAGTTTAATAATCGTTTAGATCAAGTTCGAGATCTGGGATATTCTGAGTCATTTATTCGGATGTGGAATTACTATTTTAGCTACTGTGAGGCTGCGTTTGAAGAACGCCAATGTAATACCGTTCAAATGTTATTTGCCAAACCAGAAAGTCGCTTCGACTTAGTCAAGCATTCCTTTGAGACAACTGGTTTCTCCAGACAGGAGATGTGA
- a CDS encoding DUF1365 domain-containing protein, giving the protein MESGIYEGWVRHRRFAPVEHSFLNRIFLMYLDLDELDNVFRGRLLWSVNRTALARFYRKDHLGDPQKSLSESVREIVVESGYPKPEGPIRLLTHLRYFGFVMNPVSFYFCFDRNSEHLQNVVAEVNNTPWGEQHCYVLDAAQFTKGSNRKPIVKEFHVSPFMPMDMQYYWRLSEPQDTLMVNIENHQLEQKKFDVTMRLQRREITSASLMRSLLRFPLMTFYVFVAIYWQALRLWIKRVPFYPHPKHSKSTEQSTNSAKS; this is encoded by the coding sequence ATGGAAAGCGGCATCTACGAAGGTTGGGTCCGACACCGGCGATTCGCACCAGTTGAACACAGCTTTCTAAATCGAATATTTTTGATGTATCTGGATCTTGATGAACTCGACAACGTTTTTCGAGGTCGTTTGCTATGGTCAGTGAACAGAACGGCTCTCGCTCGATTCTATCGTAAGGATCACTTAGGCGATCCGCAAAAATCACTCTCTGAATCTGTGCGAGAAATTGTAGTTGAAAGCGGCTATCCCAAACCAGAAGGACCGATTCGGTTACTAACTCATTTGCGATATTTTGGCTTTGTGATGAATCCCGTATCTTTTTACTTTTGTTTTGACCGCAATTCTGAACATCTTCAAAATGTTGTGGCTGAAGTCAATAATACACCTTGGGGAGAACAGCATTGTTATGTTTTAGATGCGGCCCAATTCACTAAGGGAAGCAACAGAAAACCAATTGTAAAGGAGTTTCATGTCTCACCATTTATGCCGATGGACATGCAATATTACTGGCGGTTGTCTGAGCCTCAAGATACTTTGATGGTCAATATTGAAAATCACCAATTGGAACAAAAGAAATTTGACGTAACGATGCGGCTTCAGCGGCGTGAAATTACATCAGCAAGTTTGATGCGATCACTGCTTCGTTTTCCATTGATGACTTTTTATGTATTTGTAGCAATTTACTGGCAAGCTTTACGTTTGTGGATCAAAAGAGTGCCGTTTTATCCACATCCAAAACATTCGAAATCTACAGAACAAAGCACGAATTCCGCAAAATCATGA
- a CDS encoding NAD(P)/FAD-dependent oxidoreductase has translation MKIAIIGGGISGLTAAYGLYQHHELTLFEANSYIGGHTNTIDVELDGERYAIDTGFIVFNYNTYPNFTRILNDLDIASQHTSMSFSMKCARTGLEYRGADLNGLFAQRRNLVSLRFYRLLKDILRFNKQSLSILASKEESQTVGEYLTRERYSKEFLEQYFLPMGSAIWSCPLGVFEKFPIRFIVEFYKNHGILAIRDLPQWRVIRGGSKYYVEAMITRFASSIRTNSPVTSVIRKEDFVEICPRGGSPERFDHVIFACHSDQALNILGKNATPVERELLSAFPYEKNVAQLHTDISVLPRNRRAWACWNYFAPPGSNEKATVTYNMNLLQNLNSSNTFSVTLNGEDRVDPNKVIRRINYEHPIFSVGRAAAQRRHSEVINQRRTSFCGAYWGNGFHEDGVNSALTVCDALNGTRETWKAASTKVGSDTGDSHQLNTAF, from the coding sequence TTGAAAATTGCGATCATTGGCGGTGGTATCTCGGGGCTAACTGCCGCCTATGGCTTGTATCAGCATCATGAACTGACATTATTTGAAGCGAATAGTTATATTGGCGGTCATACAAATACAATTGATGTAGAACTTGATGGTGAGCGTTATGCCATTGATACAGGATTCATTGTTTTTAATTACAATACATACCCAAACTTTACACGAATATTGAATGATCTAGATATCGCATCGCAACACACTTCAATGAGTTTCAGTATGAAGTGTGCTCGAACGGGACTGGAATATCGGGGGGCTGATTTAAATGGCTTGTTCGCCCAAAGACGAAATTTGGTAAGCTTGCGTTTTTATCGACTTTTAAAAGATATCCTACGCTTCAACAAACAATCTCTTTCTATTTTAGCATCGAAAGAGGAATCTCAAACTGTAGGCGAATACCTTACACGTGAACGTTACTCGAAAGAGTTTCTGGAGCAATATTTTCTACCCATGGGTTCGGCTATCTGGTCTTGTCCACTCGGAGTTTTTGAAAAATTTCCCATCCGTTTTATTGTCGAGTTTTATAAAAATCACGGTATTTTGGCAATCAGAGATTTACCTCAGTGGAGAGTCATTCGCGGCGGTTCGAAATATTACGTTGAAGCAATGATAACACGGTTTGCATCCTCGATTCGTACAAATTCTCCAGTTACTTCAGTGATTCGAAAAGAAGATTTTGTTGAAATCTGTCCACGCGGCGGTTCACCTGAACGATTTGACCATGTCATTTTTGCGTGTCATAGTGATCAAGCCTTGAATATACTAGGTAAAAATGCAACACCTGTTGAACGTGAATTACTTTCGGCATTTCCCTACGAAAAAAACGTAGCTCAATTACACACTGATATATCAGTCTTGCCGCGGAATCGGAGAGCGTGGGCATGTTGGAATTATTTTGCACCACCTGGTAGCAATGAGAAAGCGACCGTGACATACAATATGAATTTATTGCAAAATCTGAATTCCAGTAACACTTTTAGCGTGACTCTCAATGGTGAGGATCGTGTGGATCCGAATAAAGTCATTCGTAGGATCAACTATGAACATCCTATTTTTAGTGTTGGACGTGCTGCTGCACAACGACGTCATTCAGAAGTCATCAATCAGCGGCGTACATCATTTTGTGGTGCTTATTGGGGGAATGGTTTTCACGAAGATGGTGTGAATAGTGCATTGACTGTTTGTGATGCGTTAAACGGAACAAGAGAAACATGGAAAGCGGCATCTACGAAGGTTGGGTCCGACACCGGCGATTCGCACCAGTTGAACACAGCTTTCTAA
- a CDS encoding thiol-disulfide oxidoreductase DCC family protein, translating to MNHKFEIEAFYDGACPLCRREINMIHRLDKQNKILFTDISDSSLDIQSLGKSYDQLMSEMHARLPDGRWITGVEVFRRLYTVIGFRYLVLPTRLPVISQSLDFIYRIFAKKRLSMTGRCNNGNSACQTTYQKNEVEI from the coding sequence ATGAACCATAAATTCGAAATTGAGGCATTTTATGATGGTGCATGCCCTTTATGCCGACGTGAAATAAATATGATTCATCGCTTGGACAAACAAAACAAAATTCTCTTTACCGATATTTCTGATTCAAGCCTTGATATTCAGTCTTTAGGAAAATCTTATGATCAACTGATGAGTGAGATGCATGCACGGTTACCTGATGGAAGATGGATTACGGGAGTTGAAGTGTTTCGCCGACTCTACACGGTAATTGGTTTTCGATACCTTGTCTTACCAACCAGATTGCCCGTGATTTCTCAATCCCTGGATTTTATCTATCGTATTTTTGCGAAAAAAAGATTAAGTATGACTGGGCGATGCAATAATGGAAATAGCGCTTGCCAAACCACTTATCAAAAAAATGAGGTGGAGATTTGA
- a CDS encoding sigma-70 family RNA polymerase sigma factor — protein sequence MALCSVVSGGQNMNSAKDNLKERVLKLLDAEIDFVSNRSFNSPDFELETFKGLNFPKSAASNVSMQDKQSQNLSPHLARLCEAEVLSVDEERALFRRMNFLKFKANSLRSQLDPDFPDLEKINAIDLAMHESENIRNYIFRSNMRLVVSIIKKCVTPYITFEDLLSDGIWTLMKAVDKFDYDRGFRFSTYAYRAISNYAYRKIADRKKETMRFTQAPHDRVLEETRDSKRSMMGEQPWEEMSNVLTKTIEKLDQREQFIVRGRFALGNFRSIKTFQKLADELGISKERVRQLEQRAVAKLRSMVEDAKYDMLRELAGF from the coding sequence ATGGCGTTATGTTCAGTTGTTTCTGGTGGTCAAAATATGAATTCCGCTAAAGATAATTTAAAAGAACGTGTTTTAAAATTATTAGACGCTGAGATTGATTTTGTTTCCAATCGGTCATTTAACAGCCCAGATTTCGAATTGGAAACCTTTAAAGGTCTAAACTTTCCAAAATCAGCTGCGTCCAATGTTTCGATGCAAGACAAACAGTCTCAAAATCTGTCGCCGCATTTAGCACGTCTCTGTGAGGCTGAAGTCCTTTCAGTTGATGAGGAACGAGCACTTTTTCGACGCATGAACTTTCTCAAATTCAAAGCGAATTCTCTTCGGTCACAGCTTGACCCCGATTTCCCGGATCTGGAAAAAATCAATGCCATTGATTTGGCAATGCATGAGTCAGAGAATATTCGTAACTATATTTTTCGCTCTAACATGCGACTTGTTGTATCAATCATCAAAAAATGTGTTACTCCCTATATTACCTTTGAAGATTTACTGAGTGATGGCATCTGGACATTGATGAAAGCTGTTGACAAGTTTGATTATGATCGTGGTTTTCGTTTTAGTACATACGCATATCGTGCCATTTCAAACTATGCTTATCGCAAAATTGCCGATCGCAAAAAAGAAACGATGCGATTCACTCAGGCACCTCATGATCGTGTACTAGAGGAGACCAGAGATTCAAAACGATCAATGATGGGTGAGCAACCTTGGGAAGAAATGTCTAATGTGCTCACGAAGACAATCGAGAAACTGGATCAGCGCGAACAATTCATTGTTCGAGGCCGTTTCGCTCTTGGAAATTTTCGCAGTATTAAGACATTTCAAAAGCTTGCCGATGAGCTTGGGATTTCTAAAGAGCGAGTCAGGCAGCTTGAGCAACGTGCTGTAGCTAAATTACGCTCGATGGTTGAAGATGCTAAGTATGACATGTTACGTGAATTAGCAGGTTTTTAG
- a CDS encoding MerR family transcriptional regulator: protein MSEFLTPKQVARAIQVSESSVKRWCDKGTISTHYTAGGHRRILLSVLIDFLRSSKYELIRPEVLGLPATTGQTVRVIDRAASQITDALLNGDEEQCRQIVFDLYLAEHSMSSICDLVFVKAFEAIGNRWKCGDAEIYQERLACEITVRVFHELRMLLPPPPPEAPLAIGGTLEGDLYSLATTMVELVLRDNKWNAVSLGSNLPFKTLAAAIKQQRPRLIWLSVSHLKDEANFIRGYTELYDEFGLDVAFVVGGRALNEEIRHQIKYAAFCDNVQHLEGFGQTLLNATEKS from the coding sequence ATGAGCGAATTCCTGACACCAAAACAAGTTGCGCGTGCGATTCAAGTGAGTGAATCCTCCGTTAAACGATGGTGCGATAAGGGCACGATTTCCACTCATTACACAGCTGGCGGACACCGTCGTATTTTGCTTTCCGTGCTAATCGACTTTTTAAGATCAAGCAAATACGAGCTGATTCGACCAGAGGTCCTCGGTTTACCGGCAACAACAGGTCAGACAGTTCGTGTAATTGACCGAGCTGCGTCCCAAATCACCGATGCTCTGTTGAATGGTGATGAAGAACAATGCCGCCAAATTGTGTTCGATCTGTATCTTGCAGAACACAGTATGAGTTCTATCTGCGACTTAGTATTCGTGAAAGCATTTGAGGCAATCGGTAACCGATGGAAATGCGGCGATGCTGAGATCTACCAAGAACGCCTTGCTTGTGAAATTACAGTACGTGTGTTTCACGAATTACGCATGCTACTCCCGCCCCCACCACCAGAAGCTCCACTCGCGATTGGGGGTACACTCGAAGGTGATTTATATTCCCTGGCTACAACAATGGTCGAACTGGTACTTCGCGACAACAAATGGAATGCAGTCTCGCTTGGCTCTAACCTGCCATTTAAGACACTCGCTGCGGCCATTAAACAACAGAGACCTCGGTTGATCTGGCTCAGTGTCAGCCACTTGAAAGATGAAGCGAATTTTATTCGTGGTTACACAGAGCTCTATGATGAATTTGGACTGGACGTTGCCTTCGTAGTCGGTGGCCGTGCTTTGAATGAAGAAATTCGACATCAAATTAAATATGCTGCATTTTGCGATAATGTGCAACATCTAGAAGGATTTGGACAGACATTACTCAACGCCACTGAAAAATCATGA
- a CDS encoding cupin domain-containing protein, whose protein sequence is MPFIDINTVKPLEVLPGCKMRTPYGENLMLSYLEMDEGAVVPLHDHPHEQGGMLLKGKLEFTMGDEVRIVEAGAMFIIPPNTPHKVIAIDGPAVVLDVFTPVREDYAELYNKYIPVTDGDS, encoded by the coding sequence ATGCCGTTTATTGACATCAATACAGTAAAACCGTTAGAAGTTCTTCCTGGCTGCAAAATGCGTACTCCCTATGGGGAAAATCTGATGTTGTCTTATCTGGAAATGGATGAGGGAGCAGTTGTTCCTTTGCACGATCATCCCCACGAGCAGGGAGGGATGTTGCTTAAGGGCAAATTAGAGTTCACAATGGGAGACGAAGTGCGGATTGTCGAGGCTGGCGCGATGTTTATTATCCCTCCAAATACGCCACACAAAGTCATCGCCATCGATGGGCCAGCTGTTGTTTTGGATGTATTTACCCCAGTTCGTGAAGATTATGCAGAGCTCTACAACAAATATATTCCCGTAACAGATGGGGATTCTTAA
- a CDS encoding FMN-binding negative transcriptional regulator produces the protein MYVPSAFSITDLNELHNFIEQHSFATLISQMDNEPFASHLPILLDRKQGRLIGHFARANPHAEMKQHQSVLTIFHGPHAYISPTWYENPDTVPTWNYLAVHVYGRYSQIEDPKELKDILEQYVDFFEASQPAQWSIQNVDSTLINQLLKGIVGFTIEIDRIEGKFKLNQNHSVERRKKVINHLKQERGDNPQAIASLMRAQLTD, from the coding sequence ATGTATGTGCCATCTGCTTTCAGCATTACGGATTTGAATGAACTTCATAATTTTATAGAACAACACAGTTTTGCGACTCTGATTTCCCAAATGGATAATGAACCATTTGCCAGCCATTTACCTATTTTACTTGATCGCAAACAAGGTAGATTAATTGGTCATTTTGCAAGAGCGAATCCACATGCCGAGATGAAACAGCACCAGAGTGTGCTCACCATTTTCCATGGCCCCCACGCTTATATCTCACCAACCTGGTACGAAAACCCAGATACGGTTCCCACCTGGAATTATCTCGCCGTACATGTCTATGGACGCTATTCCCAAATTGAAGATCCAAAAGAATTGAAGGACATTCTTGAGCAATATGTTGACTTTTTTGAAGCCTCTCAACCTGCTCAATGGTCGATACAAAATGTAGACTCTACGCTTATCAATCAGTTACTGAAGGGGATCGTCGGATTTACGATTGAGATCGACCGCATTGAAGGCAAATTTAAACTCAACCAGAATCACTCAGTTGAACGACGAAAAAAAGTCATCAATCATTTAAAGCAAGAACGTGGCGACAACCCTCAAGCCATCGCCTCGTTGATGCGTGCACAATTAACCGATTAA